The Desulfobacterales bacterium sequence AATTCACAGCTCAATTCGATTAGGGCCTTATTCCTTAAACCCTGTCAAAAAAACAGGAAAATTATTTTGTATCTTTGTACAGGTACATCAGTTAGCCTTTTGCATGAATTATAACTATGCATAAAGTTTGCGTTTGGGATGCGGGCATAGACCACCACAGAATATAAAGAGGATATGATATGGGAATACGAATTCTCATTGCCGATGATCACAAACTGATGCGAGACGGGATTCGCTCCTTATTGGAAAAACGCGACGGCATGGAAGTGGTCGCAGCAGCCGAAAACGGACGTTCCGCGGTAAAACTGACACGAAAACTCAAACCGGATGTGGTTATCATGGATATCAGCATGCCCGACTTGAACGGAATCGAGGCGACCCGTCAGATTATATCCGAATTGCCGGATACCAAAGTACTCGCCTTGTCAATACACTCGGACAAACAGTTTGTTTCCCAGATGCTCAAGGTTGGCGCGATGGGATATCTTCTTAAAGACTGCACGGTCGATGAACTGACACATGCCATATATGCCGCCATAAACAGCAAAACCTATCTAAGCCCCGGTGTCGCCAACACCGTGATAAAGGATTATGTAAATTTATTAGCGGCAACCGACTCTTCAAAAGCCTCTGTATTAACCGCCCGGGAACGCGAGGTGCTCCAATTGATTTCGGAAGGACGTAAAACCCGTCAAATCGCATTAGATCTCCATGTGAGCGTAAAAACCATCGAAACGCATCGACGTCAGATCATGGAAAAGCTCAACATCCACAATGTGGCCGATCTTACCAAATTTGCCCTTCGCGAAGGCCTGACATCCCTTGAAATCTGACACACGGTTTTCATCCGCAGATGCTCCCCGGACGTTTTATTCCCCCCTGGCCCTGACTCAAATCAGGGTGAAAATTTTTTCAATCACTTCAAACGCGCTTTGCTCCCGATGCGTTTCGACGATCAGGTGAATGGCGTCATCCGCATGGCTGAAGGGTTCGTATGCTTTTTTCTGATCCGGGTATATGGCCCACCTTCCGTCTGACGCATCTTTCCCATCTGCCTCCCTGGCTAAAAGCCTTTCCCTGACCACCGGATCCGGACAAACGCACTCCACCATCACCAGCCGGGCGCCGAAATCAGAACCGGCGTCCATGAAAAGATGCCTCTGCCACTGTTTACTGAATGCAGCGTCGACAATTACTGAATCGCCGTTTTTCAAGACTTCGCCTGCTTCATGGCACAGTTGCCGGTAAGTTCTTTTCGTAAATTCATCAGAGTATATTCCGGCGCCATAATCCGTGTACTGATGCGTCGCGTCATCCATGCGGGAAAGCTTTTTCCTCAATACATCGGAACGAAGCACTCTAAACCCCGTTTCACGGCTCAGTCGTCTGGCAAAGGTAGTCTTGCCGGTACCCATCAATCCGCAGACGAGTATCAGAGCCTGCATTATAATTTCTCCGAATCTGCATACTGCTGCGCGAGAGCAAAATATCGACCGGCCAGTTGTGCAGAGCGCTTCTTTTCCTCCTCCGATATGTTCGGATCATCCAGCTTGAAGGAGATGACCTTCCCCCTGACACAGGCCCGATAAACTTTATAAAAATTCAACAGATCCGAAACGTCCTGATCACCTGAATATCGGACATAGGACGCCATAAGCGTTTGAGCCAGATCCGGATACCCGTTAA is a genomic window containing:
- a CDS encoding response regulator transcription factor, with protein sequence MGIRILIADDHKLMRDGIRSLLEKRDGMEVVAAAENGRSAVKLTRKLKPDVVIMDISMPDLNGIEATRQIISELPDTKVLALSIHSDKQFVSQMLKVGAMGYLLKDCTVDELTHAIYAAINSKTYLSPGVANTVIKDYVNLLAATDSSKASVLTAREREVLQLISEGRKTRQIALDLHVSVKTIETHRRQIMEKLNIHNVADLTKFALREGLTSLEI
- a CDS encoding AAA family ATPase, translating into MQALILVCGLMGTGKTTFARRLSRETGFRVLRSDVLRKKLSRMDDATHQYTDYGAGIYSDEFTKRTYRQLCHEAGEVLKNGDSVIVDAAFSKQWQRHLFMDAGSDFGARLVMVECVCPDPVVRERLLAREADGKDASDGRWAIYPDQKKAYEPFSHADDAIHLIVETHREQSAFEVIEKIFTLI